A genomic segment from Streptomyces sp. NBC_01233 encodes:
- a CDS encoding helix-turn-helix domain-containing protein: MSTATPAPRLTTRYRKRLKGDKRAKVRQALAEGYVAGASIRAVAESADLSYGTARKLLLEAEVKLRGRGGSRSGGSR; this comes from the coding sequence ATGAGCACCGCCACACCCGCCCCCCGGCTGACGACGAGGTACCGCAAGCGCTTGAAGGGCGACAAGCGGGCCAAGGTACGGCAGGCCCTCGCGGAGGGGTACGTCGCCGGGGCCTCGATCCGGGCCGTGGCCGAGAGCGCGGACCTGTCGTACGGCACCGCGCGAAAGCTGCTGCTGGAGGCCGAGGTCAAGCTGCGCGGCCGTGGTGGCTCGCGCTCCGGCGGCTCCCGGTGA
- a CDS encoding WhiB family transcriptional regulator codes for MPRPGRYWPDTRHNSTPRPAHWDRNAACRHEDPALFFPEGEETEVLEQTAAAKEICRSCPVVHPCLVDALDRDERFGVWGGLDEDDRLRLLSREAETEAGDEETADGRAPATAAA; via the coding sequence ATGCCCCGTCCCGGTCGCTACTGGCCCGACACCCGCCACAACTCCACCCCCCGCCCGGCGCACTGGGACCGGAACGCCGCCTGCCGTCATGAGGATCCGGCCCTGTTCTTCCCGGAGGGCGAGGAGACCGAGGTCCTGGAGCAGACGGCCGCGGCCAAGGAGATCTGCCGGTCCTGCCCTGTCGTCCACCCCTGCCTGGTCGACGCGCTCGACCGCGACGAGCGGTTCGGGGTGTGGGGCGGGCTCGACGAGGACGACCGCCTTCGCCTGCTGAGCCGGGAGGCGGAGACCGAGGCCGGCGACGAGGAGACGGCCGATGGCCGGGCGCCGGCGACGGCAGCGGCCTGA
- a CDS encoding RusA family crossover junction endodeoxyribonuclease, giving the protein MIETVPLFDLTGTPVPAGPVAVLDLPADEEPEAPAVAPAPALVIPPKPVFEVVVRGLPAPQGSKKHVGRGRMIESSAAVKPWRDSVTTYAVQARAKRRGFHKLTGPLRADMVFCFDRPKGHMGTGRNAGLVRPSAPPRPDVTPDLDKLVRSTSDALKTAGVYQDDALVVEYGRVGKWYTSDHGQDPDVMDSPGCLIRLWRVGSPEVSG; this is encoded by the coding sequence GTGATCGAGACCGTTCCCCTCTTCGACCTCACCGGCACGCCGGTCCCGGCCGGTCCCGTCGCGGTGCTCGACCTCCCGGCCGACGAGGAGCCGGAGGCGCCGGCCGTGGCCCCGGCGCCCGCGCTGGTGATCCCGCCGAAGCCCGTGTTCGAGGTGGTCGTCCGAGGACTGCCCGCCCCCCAGGGCAGTAAGAAGCACGTCGGGCGCGGCCGGATGATCGAGTCGTCGGCGGCCGTGAAGCCGTGGCGGGACAGCGTGACGACGTACGCGGTCCAGGCCCGTGCGAAGCGGCGCGGGTTCCACAAGCTGACCGGGCCGCTGCGCGCCGACATGGTGTTCTGCTTCGACCGGCCGAAGGGGCACATGGGCACCGGCCGGAACGCCGGCCTCGTGCGCCCCTCGGCGCCGCCGCGCCCGGACGTCACCCCGGACCTGGACAAGCTGGTCCGGTCGACGTCCGACGCGCTCAAGACCGCCGGGGTCTACCAGGACGACGCCCTGGTCGTGGAGTACGGGCGGGTCGGGAAGTGGTACACGAGCGACCACGGCCAGGACCCGGACGTCATGGACTCCCCGGGGTGCCTCATCCGCCTGTGGCGCGTCGGTTCCCCGGAGGTGTCCGGGTGA
- a CDS encoding exonuclease domain-containing protein: MTSWHRKPLCGFDIESTGVDPEEDRIVTASVVRYGGGAPNEGSSWLADPGVEIPEEATGVHGVTTEHARAYGRPAASVVEEVTTALALAVAAGQPVVAMNAQFDLTMLDREARRYGVRPLTERVTPHVLDPRVLDKRVDRYRKGGRTLTDLCRHYVVQLDNAHTSDADATAACAVVWKIANRYRWIERTPLGDLHAAQVEWAREQAEGLRDYFARTEGKEEWALGVRLEWPLIPFWSAA, encoded by the coding sequence ATGACCAGTTGGCACCGGAAGCCGCTGTGTGGCTTCGACATCGAGAGCACGGGCGTAGACCCCGAGGAGGACCGGATCGTCACGGCGTCCGTCGTCCGCTACGGCGGCGGGGCGCCCAACGAGGGCAGTTCGTGGCTGGCTGACCCCGGGGTGGAGATCCCGGAGGAGGCAACCGGGGTCCACGGCGTGACGACCGAGCACGCCCGCGCGTACGGGCGTCCGGCCGCGTCCGTGGTCGAGGAGGTCACCACGGCGCTCGCCCTGGCGGTCGCGGCCGGTCAGCCGGTCGTCGCCATGAACGCGCAGTTCGACCTGACCATGCTCGACCGCGAGGCGCGCCGCTACGGCGTGCGCCCGCTGACGGAGCGGGTAACCCCTCACGTCCTGGACCCGCGCGTCCTGGACAAGCGGGTGGACCGGTACCGCAAGGGCGGGCGGACCCTGACGGACCTGTGCCGTCACTACGTGGTCCAGCTCGACAACGCGCACACCAGCGACGCCGACGCGACCGCCGCGTGCGCCGTGGTGTGGAAGATCGCCAACCGGTACCGCTGGATCGAGCGGACGCCCTTGGGCGACCTCCACGCCGCACAGGTGGAGTGGGCGCGCGAGCAGGCCGAGGGCCTGCGGGACTACTTCGCCCGGACCGAAGGCAAGGAGGAGTGGGCCCTCGGGGTGCGCCTGGAGTGGCCGCTCATCCCCTTCTGGAGCGCGGCGTGA
- a CDS encoding recombinase RecT → MTTSLKDRVRAAAERTAGKAGPALEDQHERTPDGVEEAAAGHDEPDTSEGEMSWLRRYEEHVTEALPEHVEPGAFFAAVRAALPTLKRCSPASKLQAVLTAARFGLAPDGKLSVIRADGAQATFIPTYRGYIDLMHRSGRVESVHVGVIHANEEWASEPSAPYPLDFTHKARPDLPREQRGAAILAYAFARMKGGGRSHVVLLNREDAEEIRDEYSEAYRRAEESGARDSFWHTHFLDMWIKSAIRRLEKYVPTSAALRALGDVEDAGEAGQVQITLAPDPEDAALVADAERAHRAAEATQDPARPGSVALPVKAKKRGRSKPKKQRGGRRR, encoded by the coding sequence ATGACGACCAGTCTCAAGGACCGCGTAAGGGCTGCCGCCGAGCGGACCGCCGGGAAGGCCGGCCCCGCGCTGGAGGACCAGCACGAGCGGACGCCGGACGGCGTCGAGGAGGCCGCGGCCGGGCACGACGAGCCGGACACCTCCGAGGGCGAGATGTCGTGGCTGCGCCGGTACGAGGAGCACGTCACCGAGGCCCTGCCCGAGCACGTGGAGCCGGGCGCGTTCTTCGCCGCCGTCCGGGCCGCGCTGCCGACGCTCAAGCGGTGCTCACCGGCGAGCAAGCTCCAGGCCGTCCTGACGGCCGCCCGCTTCGGCCTGGCGCCGGACGGCAAGCTGTCCGTGATCCGGGCCGACGGGGCACAGGCGACGTTCATCCCGACGTACCGGGGTTACATCGACCTGATGCACCGGTCCGGCCGGGTGGAGTCGGTCCACGTGGGCGTGATCCACGCTAACGAGGAGTGGGCCTCCGAGCCGTCCGCACCGTACCCGCTGGACTTCACGCACAAGGCGCGGCCGGACCTGCCGCGCGAGCAGCGCGGGGCCGCGATCCTCGCGTACGCCTTCGCCCGGATGAAGGGTGGCGGCCGGTCCCACGTGGTCCTCCTGAACCGGGAGGACGCCGAGGAGATCCGCGACGAGTACAGCGAGGCATACCGGCGCGCGGAGGAGTCCGGCGCCCGGGATTCCTTCTGGCACACCCACTTCCTGGACATGTGGATCAAGTCCGCGATCCGGCGCCTGGAGAAGTACGTGCCGACCTCGGCCGCGCTGCGCGCGCTGGGTGACGTCGAGGACGCCGGCGAGGCCGGTCAGGTCCAGATCACCCTGGCCCCGGACCCGGAGGACGCGGCCCTCGTCGCGGACGCCGAGCGGGCGCACCGCGCGGCCGAGGCCACCCAGGACCCGGCCCGGCCCGGGTCTGTGGCCCTGCCGGTCAAGGCCAAGAAGCGCGGGCGGTCCAAGCCCAAGAAGCAGCGGGGCGGCCGTCGCCGCTGA
- a CDS encoding YqaJ viral recombinase family nuclease: MTTTIDTIPLFDAATPAAAPIPPRTDAPTARLLLPSSATEEEWHQVRRSGIGGSDVAAILGLDKYRGPRHVYEAKHGRDVEGDNEAMEFGRELEDVIARSFSRRSGIAISTPPGTLVHTEHAWMLANVDRYALDEGGAVVAPVECKNRSEYQADDWEDGVPDSPAIQAHWYMAVGGWDYAWVAALIGGNRLRYHRLERDEELIGYLTETCGGWYQRHVVDGFPPPADGLEATKDLLGRLWTAKPEDIVEVDRDRAEELRAERLRLRAQIEALETALTTVENEMRLLNGESEVAKVGKSVAWSWKQNGNFAPSRFRKAYPELAAELTTLVEALDMDRLKAEHPDIYTEFRARVLRVPAKEL; the protein is encoded by the coding sequence GTGACGACGACCATCGACACGATCCCGCTGTTCGACGCGGCGACCCCGGCCGCGGCTCCCATCCCGCCCCGGACCGACGCGCCGACCGCGCGCCTGCTGCTCCCCTCCTCCGCTACCGAGGAGGAGTGGCACCAGGTCCGCCGGTCCGGGATCGGTGGGTCCGACGTGGCCGCGATCCTCGGCCTGGACAAGTACAGGGGGCCCAGGCACGTCTACGAGGCCAAGCACGGCCGGGACGTGGAGGGCGACAACGAGGCGATGGAGTTCGGCCGGGAGCTGGAGGACGTCATCGCCCGGTCCTTCTCCCGCCGGTCCGGCATCGCGATCAGCACCCCGCCCGGCACCCTCGTCCACACCGAGCACGCGTGGATGCTCGCCAACGTCGACCGCTACGCCTTGGACGAGGGCGGCGCCGTGGTGGCCCCGGTCGAGTGCAAGAACAGGTCGGAGTACCAGGCCGACGACTGGGAGGACGGCGTCCCCGACTCCCCCGCGATCCAGGCGCATTGGTACATGGCCGTGGGCGGCTGGGACTACGCGTGGGTGGCCGCGCTCATCGGCGGTAACCGGCTGCGTTACCACCGGCTGGAGCGCGACGAGGAGCTGATCGGCTACCTGACGGAGACCTGCGGCGGCTGGTACCAGCGGCACGTCGTGGACGGGTTCCCGCCCCCGGCGGACGGCCTGGAGGCCACGAAGGATCTGCTGGGCCGCCTGTGGACGGCCAAGCCCGAGGACATCGTGGAAGTCGACCGCGACCGTGCCGAGGAGCTGCGCGCGGAGCGGCTGCGCCTCCGGGCACAGATCGAGGCCCTGGAGACCGCGCTGACCACGGTCGAGAACGAAATGCGCCTCCTCAACGGGGAGTCCGAGGTCGCGAAGGTCGGCAAGTCCGTGGCCTGGTCGTGGAAGCAGAACGGCAACTTCGCGCCGTCGCGGTTCCGGAAGGCGTACCCGGAGCTGGCCGCCGAGCTGACGACGCTCGTCGAGGCGCTGGACATGGACCGGCTCAAGGCCGAACACCCCGACATCTACACCGAGTTCCGCGCCCGTGTGCTGCGCGTGCCCGCGAAGGAGCTGTGA
- a CDS encoding helix-turn-helix domain-containing protein, whose product MTPNGTAIKALRQVQSLSLRALADMAGTSASQLSRIENNKAGAGDDLIHRLAEALDVPVDDITRGEVMSTKEAAPEGTVDIPAQGPKKRPAPEREVPYPGTDEGAVFHYTPEEAARFLPWSALQLRRKAYAREIPFNDGGARVSFTGLDIREISAMTAVRPLIETAPVQQRSA is encoded by the coding sequence GTGACACCGAACGGCACGGCAATCAAGGCGTTGCGGCAGGTCCAGTCTCTGAGCCTGCGCGCTCTGGCGGACATGGCCGGTACGTCGGCCAGTCAGCTCTCCCGGATCGAGAACAACAAGGCCGGGGCTGGCGATGACCTGATCCACCGCCTCGCGGAAGCGCTTGACGTGCCGGTGGACGACATCACCCGAGGAGAAGTCATGTCGACCAAGGAAGCGGCCCCCGAGGGGACCGTCGACATTCCGGCCCAGGGGCCGAAGAAGAGGCCGGCGCCCGAGCGGGAGGTGCCGTACCCCGGCACCGACGAGGGCGCGGTCTTCCACTACACCCCGGAGGAGGCGGCCCGGTTCCTGCCGTGGTCCGCGCTCCAGCTCCGGCGGAAGGCGTACGCCCGCGAGATCCCGTTCAACGACGGCGGGGCCCGGGTGTCCTTCACCGGCCTGGACATCCGCGAGATCAGCGCGATGACCGCCGTACGCCCGCTGATCGAGACCGCTCCGGTCCAGCAGCGCAGCGCCTGA
- a CDS encoding helix-turn-helix transcriptional regulator, which translates to MFCNACAHLRWLRALAVARACGIMGAMTRDWRRLGEALKAARAERGMEQQDVAEAIGVKRGALHNIEKGAIARVTPTVLAYARLVGWTDPSVEAVLCGGDPVLREDEEANPARTETAPEAPASDLSVLVQQSLREGPLLDARVAEVRTPSGKVRATIVIRGEDGATDEELLAALRSLRIDVTTEE; encoded by the coding sequence ATGTTCTGCAACGCGTGCGCCCATTTGCGCTGGCTGCGCGCCCTTGCCGTTGCACGTGCGTGCGGCATCATGGGGGCCATGACCAGAGACTGGCGCCGGTTGGGCGAGGCGCTAAAGGCCGCTCGCGCAGAACGCGGCATGGAGCAGCAAGACGTCGCCGAGGCCATCGGCGTGAAGCGTGGCGCGCTCCACAACATCGAGAAAGGCGCGATTGCCCGGGTGACCCCCACGGTTCTCGCGTACGCCCGCCTTGTCGGCTGGACCGACCCGTCCGTGGAAGCTGTCCTGTGCGGGGGCGACCCTGTCCTCCGCGAGGACGAGGAAGCGAACCCGGCCCGGACGGAAACGGCACCCGAGGCGCCGGCCTCGGACCTGTCCGTGCTCGTTCAGCAGTCGCTCAGAGAGGGCCCGCTGCTGGACGCGCGGGTGGCGGAGGTGCGTACGCCGTCCGGCAAGGTGCGCGCAACGATCGTGATCCGCGGCGAGGACGGGGCGACGGACGAGGAACTGCTCGCCGCGCTCCGGTCGCTGCGGATCGATGTGACCACCGAGGAGTAG
- a CDS encoding LacI family DNA-binding transcriptional regulator: protein MAYAEKRTARGKTYYRACYQRPDRKAQGVVVDADGRAVRYPTKTTAQKAADKAEVEAFEAAKAGRYVPPEQEAAARRVTFGEFAKEWLEGQSLADSTMQNYPRSLAHLLPTFGDKAIQDITTAMVDTWEKEQRKQFAVSSVRTYRSLLHLILADAVDADLAPKNVAERRRGRGRRHGRGRSRGPEKAITSMTGSLLIAERASLLSGRDDEFVAHVLKTYTGKRWGELVGLETQYARPDSRAFRVEWQLYELDTGEFTRCPPKDDSYRTIDSPGWLSRLVGEHVTRTQPQPCACHGLTYVFSGRGQGGTRQAGPTLREVATLAGVSTGTVSNVLNRPDTVRQATRERVEKAIAEVGFVRQTGPAREAAHWRRSGHAQWIFTPAATGWYPRKAPAEAHPVPVTGGPFPGVPVRGRGASARAEACWMPIKDRLTRHGLRHGHRTLMEELGTPKVLMDERMGHEDGSVGARYTHVTDTMRALLMEQLTEVWHESLDDRLALAPRSPVPVLDRLLQERAAER from the coding sequence GTGGCGTACGCCGAGAAGCGAACGGCCCGGGGGAAGACCTATTACCGGGCCTGCTACCAGCGGCCAGACCGCAAGGCACAGGGCGTAGTCGTGGACGCGGACGGTCGAGCCGTCCGGTACCCGACGAAGACCACCGCGCAGAAGGCCGCCGACAAGGCCGAGGTAGAAGCGTTCGAGGCCGCGAAGGCCGGCCGCTACGTGCCACCGGAGCAGGAGGCAGCCGCCCGGCGCGTCACCTTCGGGGAGTTCGCGAAGGAGTGGCTGGAGGGCCAGAGCCTCGCCGACTCCACGATGCAGAACTACCCGCGCTCCCTGGCCCACTTACTGCCGACCTTCGGCGACAAGGCGATCCAGGACATCACCACGGCGATGGTGGACACCTGGGAGAAGGAGCAGCGCAAGCAGTTCGCCGTCAGCAGCGTGCGCACCTACCGCTCCCTCCTCCACCTCATCCTGGCCGATGCCGTGGACGCCGACCTCGCCCCGAAGAACGTCGCGGAGCGCCGTCGAGGACGAGGCCGGCGACACGGGCGCGGCCGGAGCCGCGGCCCGGAGAAAGCCATCACGTCCATGACCGGCTCCCTCCTCATCGCGGAGCGCGCCTCCCTGCTGTCCGGCCGCGACGACGAGTTCGTGGCCCACGTGCTCAAGACGTACACCGGCAAGCGCTGGGGGGAACTGGTCGGCCTGGAGACCCAGTACGCCCGCCCGGACTCCCGCGCGTTCCGCGTCGAGTGGCAGCTCTACGAACTGGACACCGGGGAATTCACCCGCTGCCCGCCGAAGGACGACAGTTACCGCACGATCGACTCCCCGGGGTGGCTGTCCCGCCTCGTCGGGGAGCACGTCACCCGCACCCAGCCGCAGCCCTGCGCCTGCCACGGGCTCACGTACGTGTTCAGCGGCCGGGGCCAGGGCGGCACGAGGCAGGCAGGGCCCACCCTCCGTGAGGTCGCTACGCTCGCCGGGGTGTCCACCGGCACGGTGTCCAACGTGCTCAACCGCCCGGACACCGTCCGGCAGGCGACACGCGAGCGGGTGGAAAAGGCGATCGCGGAGGTGGGGTTCGTCCGGCAGACGGGCCCCGCCCGGGAGGCCGCGCACTGGCGGCGCTCCGGCCACGCACAGTGGATCTTCACCCCGGCCGCCACCGGCTGGTACCCGAGGAAGGCGCCGGCCGAGGCGCACCCCGTGCCGGTCACCGGCGGCCCCTTCCCTGGCGTCCCTGTGCGCGGCCGTGGCGCCTCCGCACGGGCAGAGGCGTGCTGGATGCCGATCAAGGACCGGCTGACCCGCCACGGGCTCCGCCACGGGCACCGCACGCTCATGGAGGAGCTGGGCACCCCGAAGGTGCTCATGGACGAGCGGATGGGTCACGAGGACGGATCGGTCGGCGCCCGGTACACCCACGTGACGGACACCATGCGCGCGCTCCTCATGGAGCAGCTCACCGAGGTCTGGCACGAGTCGCTGGACGACCGCCTGGCCCTCGCCCCCCGCTCCCCGGTGCCGGTCCTGGACCGCTTGTTGCAGGAGCGCGCCGCCGAGCGGTGA
- a CDS encoding metallophosphoesterase: protein MRARYGVPLKAAAGIAAVGAAGVAYAAGFEARSFRLRRVTVPVLPRGMRPLRVLQVSDIHMVGGQRKKRAWLQSLAGLRPDFVVNTGDNLSDTEGIPEVLDALGPLMSFPGVYVFGSNDYYGPRLRNPGRYLLEKAQGRHGLNGNKPVVGAVHNPWEEMRDAFDAAGWLNLTNTRGRLKLEGLELAFTGLDDPHIKRDRYEMVAGGPEKDADFSMAVVHAPYLRVLESFTADRYPLILAGHTHGGQLCIPFYGALVTNCDLDTKRVKGLSTHEAAGRRAYLHVSAGCGTNRFTPVRFACPPEATLLTLTPQV from the coding sequence ATGCGTGCGCGTTACGGAGTACCCCTGAAAGCGGCTGCCGGAATCGCTGCGGTGGGGGCCGCGGGTGTGGCCTATGCCGCCGGTTTCGAGGCGAGGTCCTTCCGCCTGCGCCGGGTCACGGTGCCGGTCCTTCCCCGGGGGATGCGTCCGCTGCGCGTACTCCAGGTGTCCGACATCCACATGGTGGGCGGGCAGCGCAAGAAACGCGCCTGGCTGCAGTCCCTGGCCGGCCTGCGCCCCGACTTCGTCGTCAACACGGGCGACAACCTCTCCGACACCGAGGGCATCCCCGAGGTGCTCGACGCGCTGGGCCCCCTGATGTCCTTCCCGGGCGTGTACGTCTTCGGGTCGAACGACTACTACGGGCCGCGGCTGCGCAACCCCGGGCGCTACCTGCTGGAGAAGGCCCAGGGCCGGCACGGGCTGAACGGCAACAAGCCCGTCGTCGGCGCCGTCCACAACCCCTGGGAGGAGATGCGGGACGCCTTCGACGCGGCGGGCTGGCTGAACCTCACCAACACCCGGGGGCGGCTGAAGCTGGAAGGCCTGGAGCTGGCCTTCACCGGGCTCGACGACCCGCACATCAAGCGGGACCGCTACGAGATGGTCGCCGGCGGCCCGGAGAAGGACGCGGACTTCTCGATGGCCGTGGTGCACGCCCCGTACCTGCGCGTCCTGGAGTCCTTCACCGCCGACCGGTACCCGCTGATCCTCGCGGGGCACACCCACGGCGGGCAGCTGTGCATCCCCTTCTACGGGGCGCTCGTCACCAACTGCGACCTCGACACCAAGCGGGTGAAGGGCCTGTCCACGCACGAGGCGGCGGGTCGGCGGGCGTACCTCCACGTGTCGGCCGGCTGCGGCACCAACCGCTTCACCCCGGTCCGCTTCGCGTGTCCGCCGGAGGCGACCCTCCTGACGCTGACGCCGCAGGTGTAG
- a CDS encoding GatB/YqeY domain-containing protein, giving the protein MTTLKAKLQEDLTTAIKARDELHSSTLRLTLSAITKEEVAGKEARVLSDEEVLKVIAKEAKKRREAAEAFAQGGRAEQAARETAEGEFLDTYLPKQLTDDELVAIVAQAVEEAKAAGAEGPRAMGAVMKIVNPKVAGLAEGGRVAAVVKQQLS; this is encoded by the coding sequence ATGACCACGCTCAAGGCCAAGCTCCAGGAAGACCTCACGACCGCCATCAAGGCACGTGACGAGCTGCACTCGTCCACGCTGCGCCTGACCCTCTCCGCCATCACCAAGGAGGAGGTCGCCGGCAAGGAGGCACGTGTGCTCTCCGACGAGGAAGTCCTCAAGGTGATCGCCAAGGAGGCGAAGAAGCGCCGCGAGGCGGCGGAGGCCTTCGCCCAGGGCGGCCGTGCCGAGCAGGCCGCGCGGGAGACCGCGGAGGGCGAGTTCCTCGACACGTACCTGCCCAAGCAGCTCACCGACGACGAGCTCGTCGCGATCGTGGCGCAGGCGGTCGAGGAGGCCAAGGCCGCGGGTGCCGAGGGGCCGCGGGCCATGGGCGCCGTCATGAAGATCGTGAACCCGAAGGTCGCCGGGCTGGCGGAGGGCGGGCGTGTCGCCGCCGTCGTCAAGCAGCAGCTCTCGTAG
- a CDS encoding transglycosylase domain-containing protein — protein sequence MGKKRSGGGLTGSQQAAKFLGVSVLSGVVLAGMAIPAAGALGLAAKGTVEGFDEIPANLKTPPLSQRTTILDAEGGLIATVYSRDRQVVPLTAISPYMQKAIVAIEDSRFYEHGAVDLKGILRAVNRNAQEGGAAQGASTLTQQYVKNVFVEEAGDDETKVREAQEKSLGRKIRELKYAIQVEEELGKKKILENYLNITYFGQQAYGIESAAQRYFSKPAKDLALEESALLAGVVQSPSRYDPVNDTQEATKRRNIVLQRMADTKDVSQAEADAAKAKPVTLKVTRPKNGCITAVKGAGFFCDYVRNTFLTDAAFGKTREERAKVWNQGGLTVRTTLDPQSQDAANESIKDHVYQDDAIATAVTMVQPGTGRVLAMGQSKPYGFGKNETQINYSVDKRMGGSNFGFQVGSTFKPFIAAAALERGLPPTKVYPAPNKMDYPSGISRCDGSQYVNVSKESAENETEDEIGPYALRTAMEKSINTYFVEMISEIGLCPVSEMAQKLGVVPASGAKLADGPAIALGSEEMSPLTMANAYATFANRGVYCTPVAIESITDAHNKALSVPKSKCERAMSETTADTINTLLGGVIDSGTGERAGLTDRDSAGKTGTTDNRYNAWFVGYTPNISGAVWVGSGGAKKVTMENIVIGGKPYLKVFGGGLPGPIWKDAVTGALDGREALRFVTVSIPESNVPSGGSRGNKPPTTTPTRPGKPGGDGKPGGRPGGQTAGATGGATGGATGGVSPQPPFPGVTIDPGGLIGGPDDQ from the coding sequence ATGGGAAAGAAGCGCTCGGGCGGCGGGCTCACGGGGAGCCAGCAGGCCGCCAAGTTCCTCGGGGTGTCCGTTCTCTCCGGAGTTGTGCTGGCCGGCATGGCGATTCCGGCTGCAGGCGCCCTGGGGCTGGCAGCCAAGGGCACGGTCGAGGGATTCGATGAGATCCCGGCCAATCTCAAGACTCCGCCACTGAGCCAGCGGACCACGATTCTGGACGCCGAGGGTGGCTTGATCGCCACCGTCTATTCGCGCGACCGGCAAGTGGTCCCGCTCACGGCGATCTCCCCGTACATGCAGAAGGCGATCGTCGCCATCGAGGACTCCCGTTTCTACGAACACGGAGCCGTCGACCTCAAGGGCATCCTGCGCGCGGTCAACCGCAACGCGCAGGAGGGCGGCGCCGCACAGGGCGCCTCCACGCTCACCCAGCAGTACGTGAAGAACGTGTTCGTCGAAGAGGCCGGCGACGACGAGACCAAGGTGCGCGAGGCCCAGGAGAAGAGCCTCGGCCGCAAGATCCGCGAGCTGAAGTACGCGATCCAGGTCGAGGAGGAACTCGGGAAGAAGAAGATCCTCGAGAACTACCTCAACATCACGTACTTCGGCCAGCAGGCGTACGGAATCGAATCCGCGGCCCAGCGCTACTTCAGCAAGCCGGCCAAGGACCTGGCCCTGGAGGAGTCCGCGCTGCTGGCCGGCGTCGTGCAGTCGCCGAGCCGGTACGACCCGGTGAACGACACCCAGGAGGCGACGAAGCGCCGCAACATCGTCCTGCAGCGGATGGCCGACACCAAGGACGTCTCGCAGGCGGAGGCGGACGCGGCCAAGGCGAAGCCGGTCACCCTGAAGGTGACCAGGCCGAAGAACGGCTGCATCACCGCGGTCAAGGGCGCGGGCTTCTTCTGCGACTACGTGCGCAACACCTTCCTGACCGACGCCGCCTTCGGCAAGACGCGCGAGGAGCGGGCGAAGGTCTGGAACCAGGGCGGCCTGACCGTCCGCACGACCCTGGACCCGCAGTCGCAGGACGCGGCCAACGAGTCGATCAAGGACCACGTCTACCAGGACGACGCGATCGCGACGGCCGTGACCATGGTCCAGCCGGGCACCGGACGGGTGCTGGCGATGGGTCAGTCCAAGCCGTACGGCTTCGGGAAGAACGAGACGCAGATCAACTACTCCGTGGACAAGCGGATGGGCGGCTCGAACTTCGGCTTCCAGGTCGGCTCGACCTTCAAGCCCTTCATCGCGGCCGCCGCGCTGGAGCGGGGCCTGCCGCCGACGAAGGTCTACCCGGCGCCGAACAAGATGGACTACCCGAGCGGGATCTCCCGCTGCGACGGGTCCCAGTACGTCAACGTCAGCAAGGAATCGGCGGAGAACGAGACCGAGGACGAGATCGGCCCCTACGCGCTGCGGACGGCGATGGAGAAGTCGATCAACACCTACTTCGTCGAAATGATCTCCGAGATCGGCCTGTGCCCGGTGTCGGAGATGGCGCAGAAGCTCGGCGTGGTCCCGGCGAGCGGGGCGAAGCTGGCCGACGGCCCGGCCATCGCGCTCGGCTCGGAGGAGATGTCCCCGCTGACGATGGCCAACGCGTACGCGACCTTCGCCAACCGCGGCGTCTACTGCACCCCCGTCGCCATCGAGTCGATCACCGACGCGCACAACAAGGCCCTCTCGGTGCCGAAGAGCAAGTGCGAGCGGGCGATGTCGGAGACGACCGCCGACACCATCAACACCCTGCTGGGCGGAGTGATCGACTCCGGCACCGGTGAGCGGGCCGGTCTGACCGACCGCGACAGCGCGGGCAAGACGGGTACGACGGACAACCGCTACAACGCCTGGTTCGTGGGCTACACCCCGAACATCTCCGGCGCGGTGTGGGTCGGCTCGGGCGGGGCCAAGAAGGTCACGATGGAGAACATCGTGATCGGCGGCAAGCCCTACCTGAAGGTCTTCGGCGGCGGTCTGCCCGGCCCGATCTGGAAGGACGCGGTCACGGGCGCGCTGGACGGTCGTGAGGCCCTGCGCTTCGTCACGGTCAGCATCCCGGAATCGAACGTTCCGTCCGGCGGCTCCCGCGGCAACAAGCCGCCCACCACCACCCCGACCAGGCCCGGCAAGCCGGGCGGCGACGGAAAGCCCGGCGGGCGGCCCGGCGGTCAGACCGCCGGAGCCACCGGGGGCGCCACGGGCGGGGCAACGGGCGGTGTCAGTCCGCAACCCCCCTTCCCCGGGGTCACGATCGACCCGGGCGGCCTGATCGGCGGCCCCGACGACCAGTAA